TGCCGTCTGGCAAGAATCTATGGCCGACGGCTTTGTTTGATAATCCCTTAAATGTAAAGTTGAAATAAAAAATGAAAACCTTCCTGTCCGGTTTTTTCAGTTTTTTCCATGCCAGCACCGAGGTTTGCTGTTTGTCCTTTGTGCTCTGGCCTGTTATCCCGATTTCGACAGACAACCGTCAAAAGTTTCCCACTTTGAACCGTTTTGCCCTACAGGCTTTATTCCGGCCCGTTGCGGATTCCGATCCGAAGGAGAGCGGCAGGCCATTGGTACGACCCTGGCGATTGTTCAGCTGACCGATTCTATTGACCCTCCCGGAAAGCATTAAGTTTTCCGGGAGGGTCTGGAGGGGGGCAGGCCGGATATCTGATTTTGAGAGATATCCGGCCTTTTTTTGGCAAAGAGGATTTTGGATTCAACTGGTTCATTTCAATACTCCTCGTTTTTTCAACGAACGGCTCTCCTGTTTAACGATTTCGACAAATTCCTCCTCAATGGCGCTCATCGGTTTCTTGTTGCGAAAGTAAAGAGCCATATCCCAGTAGACCGGATAGGCGAGGGGGAGATGGACAATTCCCTCCGGGTTATTCAGCAGCTCGACAAATGGATCGACGACCGCGATTCCAACGCCACGTTGCACCAATCCGAAGACGGCATTGAGAGTGCGGGCTTCCGCGGCTATCTGCCGTTGAATCCCCTTCGATTGCATCATGTAATCGACCCTGGTACGGAGCGGACTGCCTAAAGAGAGTTCGACAGTGGGGGTGTTCTTGAAGTCGCTGAGCTGGATGATTTTTTGTTGCGCCAGGGGATGGTCTTTGCAGACGATACATCTGGCTTCACAGCGACCCAGAGAAATGCGCCGGGCATGATATGCGCCCGCATCCAGGGTAATGCCAATACCAATATCGCAGCTGTGATCGGCAACATTCTTAAGAATTGCCTCAAGGCCGACATCGATGATTTTTATACCCACGTAAGGGTGGGCCTGTTTAAACTTGGCAACAACGTCCAGCAGAAAGGTATCGATATAAATTGGCTGCGCCGCAATGACAATGCGCCCGAGCTGTTTATTGGAGATCGCTTTTGCCTCATTGTGGATTTCACTTAATGCCGTCAGAAAACGCGGAACTGTCATGTGAAAGGATTGCGCTTCCGGTGTCGCAATCAACAGGTTCCGTTTGCGTTCGAACAGTTTGAACCCGACATCCTGCTCCAGTTGACTGAGCAATTTGCTGATCATCGGTTGGCTGGTATTCAATTCCGTTGCTGCTTTGGTGACCGATCCGGTCGTCATAAAAGCGTGAAACGCTTCAATCTGCCTGATCTTCATGCCTGATCTCCCGATTATAGCCAGTATGCTATTTAGTTATACTGAAAGCTTATTGTTGAACTTATAAATATGTTCTGGCAGTTTGTACGATATCGGGGGAGGGCTCAAGATTTTTTTCTCTTTCATCCATTACGGAGGACGTCGTCATGAACAAAATTTTTGGAATCCTCGCTGTTCTGTGTTGCCTGGCTTTGCCAGGGATAAATTTGCAGGCTGCCGGTTATCCGGACCAACCGGTTACGCTGGTGGCTCCGTATGGCGCTGGCGGGGCGTCGGACCTGGTCGCCCGGGCGTTGGCCGAAACCGCTCGCGGCTACCTTGGCGAACAACCTGTTATCGTCATTAACAAGCCTGGTAACGGCGGCATGACAGGATCCCGCTATGTTGCCAACGCTGATCCTGATGGGTATACATTGCTGCTGGCCAGGGTCGGTATGGCACTGTATCCCGCGGTTCATGAAAAGTCCCCCGTGGCCTGGGATGAATACACGTTCCTTGGCCTGTTGGAAGCGACCCCGATGATCCTCTGCGTTAATGCAGATTCTCCTTATCAGACCGTTGAGGATTTGCTGACCGCCATTAAGCAGAATCTCGGCCGGATGACTTATGCCGCTTCCGGAGCCGCTGCAATTGATGGCTTTGCCACGCAGACCCTGTTAGCCGATGCCGGACTGGATCCTCTGACCGCCGCGACCTTGGTCCCCTATAAAGGCGGCGGGGCTTTGGCAACCGCTCTGTTGGGTGGTCATGTTGATTTCCTGGCGGTCTCTGCAGGGTCACTGATGCCGCATATCGAAGCCGGAAAAATGCGTGCCCTCATGGTTTATTCACCACAGCGGATGAGCAAACTTCCTGATGTTCCTACTGCTACCGAGAAGGGCTTTACCCTGGCCGGGCAAGTGACTGGCTGGAGCGCTCTTTATGGTCCCAAGAATTTGCCTGAGAATGTCGTCTCCAGCTGGAAAAATGCCCTGGACAAAGTGGCAACCGATAAAACCTGGATGGAACTGGCGGATCGGCGTGGTTCGATTTCCGCCATTGGGACTGTCGATATGGCGGAATATGCTCAGAAACAGTTTCAACTTTACAATTCATTGGCAAAAAAATTCGGTTATTTGAAATAGCGCCCGCAAAAATCGTAACCGCCTTTTTATTGCTTAAGGACGTTGCTTTATGAAAACAACTGCAGATTTGCGACGTGGCTGTTTTATTGCCCTTCTGTTTGCGGTCGTGTTGTTTATCCTGATTCCGGAGTACGTACCGCGGCCGGCGTTTATTCCTGGATTCGCCCCCCCTCCGGACATGTGGCCACGGGTCGTTTCTGCCTCGGGTATGTTGCTTGGTTTGTTGGAAGTCATGGTCGCCCTGCTGGAACGCAGGGCGCCTCATGGCCCGAGGACGCCTGTAGCTGCCTGGTTGCGGATGCATGCCGGTCAGCTAGGGCGCTTTTTTCTCGCCGCCGTCGCCTTGATGATGTTTCTGCTGCTGATTCCGCTACTGGGTTTCCTGATGGCGTCGATTCTGATCGGCCTGGCCAGCTTTGCTCTGGCCGGCGGCTGGAAGTATCGCTTCTGGATGCTGGGGATGGCGACTTTTCTGCCGCTAGCGCTTTACTTTATTTTCAAGCACTTTATCAACACTCCTTTTCCCCATGGGAGCCTTTTTAAGGCTCTGGGAATGGGCTGATATCGAGGGAGTTGTCCATGTGGCATGATGTTGTTCTGGCAATGCAGGCCGTCGCGACAGTTAACAATTTTCTGGCGATGGGAGCCGGGATTTGGGCTGGGGTCATTATCGGCGCCATCCCCGGTATGACGGGGACCATGGCAGTGACTCTGGCCCTGCCATTCACCTTTTACATGGAGCCGGTCACCAGCCTGTTGTTGCTTGTTGCCCTTTACAAAGGCAGCACTTACGGCGGATCCATCTCCGCGATTCTGATCAAAACACCGGGCACCGCATCAGCGGCCTGTACGGTACTGGACGGCTTTCCCCTCGCCCAGCAGGGTAAGGCAGGAAAAGCCCTGAATATGGCGCTGGTCTCTTCGTGCATCGGTGATTTTGTATCCAATCTGTCATTGATTTTTTGCGCTGCACCTCTGGCCTATCTGGCCTTGAAGGTCGGCCCGCCGGAATATTTCATGCTGATGGCCTTTGCTCTAACCATGGTTGCCGGGATTTCAGGCGACTCGCTGTTGCTCGGCATTGTTTCCGCGTGTTTCGGTTTGTTGCTGGCCACCGTCGGTGAAGACATGTATGGCTCTTATCGGTTCGCTATGACCGATAACATGATGAATGGACTTTCCGTCGCCCCGGTTCTTATCGGGCTTTTTGCATTGCCGGAATTATTAAAGCTGATTGTTTTTGGCGATACGAAAAAAGGGGAACTGATGGCGATGGGGGAAGACAGATTGACCTTGAAAGAGGTGCGTGGATCGCTCAAATCCATTTTTAGAGGGAGCTTTATCGGCTGTATCCTTGGGGCTATGCCCGGGGTTGGACCGGCTGCCGCCGCTTTTTTCTCTTACGGGGAAGCACGCCGCACATCGCCTAATGGGGCTAATTTCGGCAAAGGTGAACTTGAAGGGATTGCTGCATCGGAGTCGGCCAATAACGGCTGTTGCGGCTCGACGATGATACCGCTGTTGGCGCTGGGTGTTCCGGGCGACGTCATTACCGGGGTCATGCTTGGCGCGTTCATGATCCAGGGCTTAACTCCCGGACCGTTGTTGTTTCAAAACAACATTCATGAAGTCTATATGCTGCTGATCGGGATGATGTGCTCATCGGTCTTTTTGTTCGGAGCCGGAAAGGTGACCGCGAAATTTTTTTCCTATATTTCCAGGATTCCTTTGGCCTTGCTGACTCCTTCCGTTCTTTTGCTGTGTGTCTTCGGCATTTACTCGATATCCAGCGACCCATTCGACGTCACGGTCCTGATCGTCATGGGGGTGGTTGGTTTTATAATGATGTTGCTGAACATTCCCGCTGCGCCGTTTCTGATTGCCTTCATTCTCGGGCCCATGTTCGAGGACAATCTCAGGCGCTCGCTGGCGATATCCCATGGCAGTGCGAACATTTTTTTCCAATCGGTTATTTCTTGGATTTTCTTTGTGCTGATCATCCTTTTTCTGGGTGTTACGGCGCGGCGTGAGTGGCAGAGCTTTCGCGCTGGAAAAGCAACCGATTCTTCTTCTGCAAAAAAAACCGGAGTGGCTCAATGATCGACCTTGAAAATGCCAAATCGCTGCTGCGCGATTTGGTCGGTTTTGATACGACAAGCTGCAATAGCAACCTGCCGCTTGTCGACTATGTTGTAGAATATCTGTCTCGCTATGGAGTGGCATCAAAAATTATTCGTGATGAGAGCGGCCGTAAAGCGAATCTGGTTGCCTGTATCGGTCCCGCGACGGTTCCTGGAATTGTGCTCTCTGGCCATACGGATGTTGTCCCGGCCCGTGAAGATGGCTGGCTGGGATCCCCTTTTGAGCTTCTTGAACGTGATGGCCTGCTGTATGGGCGTGGCACCAGTGATATGAAAGGGTTCCTCGCCTGTCTGCTGGCAGCTGTGCCAACCATGGTAGCAGCACCCTTGAAAAGACCCCTTTACCTCTGTTTTTCCTATGATGAAGAGGTCGGTTGCGTCGGCGTTCCATCCTTGACCCAATATCTCGCCAATCTTCCGGTCAAGCCTTTGTTGACGATCATCGGCGAGCCGTCGGAGATGAAATATATCACCGGGCAGAAGGGGAAAATCTCCATGATCTGTCGTGTCCATGGCACGGCAGGCCATTCTTCGCTGGCCCCGAAACATGTCAATGCCATTAAATACAGCGCCCAGATCATTTCGATGATTGAAGATCTGACGGAATCGTTCAAGCAGAACGGCCCGTTTGATGAGGATTATTCGGTCCCCTATTCGACCATGTTGACGACGATTATTCATAGTGGGGTCGCGACGAACATCACGCCCGATTCAAGCTCATTCAATTTTGAAATAAGAAGCTTGCCGGAGCATGATCCTGTTGCCGTTATCGAAGCCCTGAAAAAGCGGGTTGCTGAGGATCTGGAGCCGTTGATGAAAGCTGTCAGTCCCCTGGCCGGTGTCGAGTGGGAAGAGCTTTTTTCCTACCCGGCGATGGGGGATGCCTGTGGCAGTGAGGGCTTCGAATTAATCCGGACAATTCTTCCGGCCTGGGGTGGGAAGGTTTCCTATGGCTCGGAAGGTGGCATGTATGAGACCGTTGCTGGAATCCCGGCGGTGATTTTGGGACCCGGGTCGATCGTGCAGGCCCATAAAACCAATGAATATATTGAGATTGAACAGCTGGAAGAGTGCCTTGCTTTTCTGGAATCGCTGGTCGAACACCTGAGTAAGACCGCTACCTCTGCACAGGATGTCAATCTCCCTGCAGCAGCGCACCGCTAAAAGTTGACTTGACGCGCCACCATACCGGGAGGGTCGGTATGGTGGTTTTCACCCGCATCCTGTTTGCTCACCCTGCCCCGGTATCCAGAGCCATTTTCTGATTCTGCTTGCGAAACACTCCGCGTTGGGATTTTTTCCAAGTTCCCTGCTCGCCAGTTCCTCAGTCCTGTTGATCCTTGATAAATCTGGCGATGGAGCGGTCGTAGCTTCGTTCAGCTGCGGCGCTGAAAAAGCAGCCCGGAATCTCGCCGTGGTCGCGATGTTTTGGAACACGGGCGCTACAGTCTCCCCAGGTCGGGCAGGCGGTATAGAGTACTAGGTGCAATGGGGTTGGGGCATGGTCTTCTCCTGAAATTCGTAGCGTTGAAACGGATTGCTCTCGATCGGTCAAAGCGTAAGTCAGACAACCGTGAGCAGCATGTAGCACATGGAAAAACGGCCGCTCTCCGGAATAAAGCAGAGCAACTTCTCGCCTTTTTGCAATTTCCCGGAATGAAACAACTCTTCCAGAATGATGTAGATGGAGGCCGAGCCGGTATTGCCTTTATTGCCAAGGTTGGTGAACCAGCGCTCCAGGGGGATGGTGAAGTCGATGGCGGCCATGCGTGCAGCCAGGGCTGCGCGGAAAAAATCGGACGAATAGTGGGGCAAAAACCAGTCGATCTCCTCGGCCTTGAGGCGATATTTCTGAATAATCCGGGTGAGCATTTTTTCTACGGCAACGCTGATAATATTGTCGTTGAGCAGCTTGACGTCCTGCTTGATCAGAAAACTTTGCGCGGCAACAGCATCGGCCAGGCTTGGGTATTCGCGCCAGCCGCGCAGGCTGCCATCGGCCTGTTTTTCGGCTCCGGCAAACATGCAGGGGGGATACTCATCGGCGAAGGAGAGCAAATCAATCCACTCGATCTGCAATGACGGCCCGGCGGGGGCGGGGCGGTTGCTGAGAAACGCGGCCCCGGCGCCGTCCGACAGCATCCAGCGCAGAAAATCCGCTTCAAAGGAGAGGGCGGGCTGTTTTTCAAGCAGCTCGACTTTGTCCTGATCGACGTCACCGGACAACCGTGCGCGCATGAAGGAGGA
This genomic window from Pelobacter seleniigenes DSM 18267 contains:
- a CDS encoding LysR family transcriptional regulator — its product is MKIRQIEAFHAFMTTGSVTKAATELNTSQPMISKLLSQLEQDVGFKLFERKRNLLIATPEAQSFHMTVPRFLTALSEIHNEAKAISNKQLGRIVIAAQPIYIDTFLLDVVAKFKQAHPYVGIKIIDVGLEAILKNVADHSCDIGIGITLDAGAYHARRISLGRCEARCIVCKDHPLAQQKIIQLSDFKNTPTVELSLGSPLRTRVDYMMQSKGIQRQIAAEARTLNAVFGLVQRGVGIAVVDPFVELLNNPEGIVHLPLAYPVYWDMALYFRNKKPMSAIEEEFVEIVKQESRSLKKRGVLK
- a CDS encoding Bug family tripartite tricarboxylate transporter substrate binding protein, with product MNKIFGILAVLCCLALPGINLQAAGYPDQPVTLVAPYGAGGASDLVARALAETARGYLGEQPVIVINKPGNGGMTGSRYVANADPDGYTLLLARVGMALYPAVHEKSPVAWDEYTFLGLLEATPMILCVNADSPYQTVEDLLTAIKQNLGRMTYAASGAAAIDGFATQTLLADAGLDPLTAATLVPYKGGGALATALLGGHVDFLAVSAGSLMPHIEAGKMRALMVYSPQRMSKLPDVPTATEKGFTLAGQVTGWSALYGPKNLPENVVSSWKNALDKVATDKTWMELADRRGSISAIGTVDMAEYAQKQFQLYNSLAKKFGYLK
- a CDS encoding tripartite tricarboxylate transporter TctB family protein — its product is MKTTADLRRGCFIALLFAVVLFILIPEYVPRPAFIPGFAPPPDMWPRVVSASGMLLGLLEVMVALLERRAPHGPRTPVAAWLRMHAGQLGRFFLAAVALMMFLLLIPLLGFLMASILIGLASFALAGGWKYRFWMLGMATFLPLALYFIFKHFINTPFPHGSLFKALGMG
- a CDS encoding tripartite tricarboxylate transporter permease; this translates as MWHDVVLAMQAVATVNNFLAMGAGIWAGVIIGAIPGMTGTMAVTLALPFTFYMEPVTSLLLLVALYKGSTYGGSISAILIKTPGTASAACTVLDGFPLAQQGKAGKALNMALVSSCIGDFVSNLSLIFCAAPLAYLALKVGPPEYFMLMAFALTMVAGISGDSLLLGIVSACFGLLLATVGEDMYGSYRFAMTDNMMNGLSVAPVLIGLFALPELLKLIVFGDTKKGELMAMGEDRLTLKEVRGSLKSIFRGSFIGCILGAMPGVGPAAAAFFSYGEARRTSPNGANFGKGELEGIAASESANNGCCGSTMIPLLALGVPGDVITGVMLGAFMIQGLTPGPLLFQNNIHEVYMLLIGMMCSSVFLFGAGKVTAKFFSYISRIPLALLTPSVLLLCVFGIYSISSDPFDVTVLIVMGVVGFIMMLLNIPAAPFLIAFILGPMFEDNLRRSLAISHGSANIFFQSVISWIFFVLIILFLGVTARREWQSFRAGKATDSSSAKKTGVAQ
- the argE gene encoding acetylornithine deacetylase produces the protein MIDLENAKSLLRDLVGFDTTSCNSNLPLVDYVVEYLSRYGVASKIIRDESGRKANLVACIGPATVPGIVLSGHTDVVPAREDGWLGSPFELLERDGLLYGRGTSDMKGFLACLLAAVPTMVAAPLKRPLYLCFSYDEEVGCVGVPSLTQYLANLPVKPLLTIIGEPSEMKYITGQKGKISMICRVHGTAGHSSLAPKHVNAIKYSAQIISMIEDLTESFKQNGPFDEDYSVPYSTMLTTIIHSGVATNITPDSSSFNFEIRSLPEHDPVAVIEALKKRVAEDLEPLMKAVSPLAGVEWEELFSYPAMGDACGSEGFELIRTILPAWGGKVSYGSEGGMYETVAGIPAVILGPGSIVQAHKTNEYIEIEQLEECLAFLESLVEHLSKTATSAQDVNLPAAAHR
- a CDS encoding beta-ketoacyl-ACP synthase III; this encodes MSVYITDLAAFLPNQPVSNQQMEEILGMVNQLPSRTRRIILRNNKITTRYYAIDPATGQTTHTNVQLTAAAIKGLTPYPGFSTADIECLSCGTSSPDQLMPGHAPMVHAAIGGGPCDVLSAAGICTSGMSALRYAWMNVALGLTANAVATGSEIASSFMRARLSGDVDQDKVELLEKQPALSFEADFLRWMLSDGAGAAFLSNRPAPAGPSLQIEWIDLLSFADEYPPCMFAGAEKQADGSLRGWREYPSLADAVAAQSFLIKQDVKLLNDNIISVAVEKMLTRIIQKYRLKAEEIDWFLPHYSSDFFRAALAARMAAIDFTIPLERWFTNLGNKGNTGSASIYIILEELFHSGKLQKGEKLLCFIPESGRFSMCYMLLTVV